The Struthio camelus isolate bStrCam1 chromosome 17, bStrCam1.hap1, whole genome shotgun sequence genome window below encodes:
- the FICD gene encoding protein adenylyltransferase FICD, with amino-acid sequence MNLVSMATDPELKWITLWVRIRWAAVAVLLLGSLLMLLLPLAAVEDQCQAVLKGLSFLKSKLGGSYSGITRYTGQTTGLSVTSNGLELLVLKGKASPEVKSEAKAALNQALEMKRQGKREKAHKLFVYALKIDPDYVDALNEFGIFSEEEKDILQADYLYSKALTISPCNEKALINRDRTLPLVEEIDQRYFSIIDSKVKKVMAIPKGNSALRRVMEESYYHHIYHTVAIEGNTLTLSEIRHIIETRYAVPGKSLVEQNEVIGMHAALKYVNTTLVSRIGSVTISDILEIHRRVLGYADPVEAGRFRTTQVFVGHHIPPHPQDVEKQMQEFVQWLNSEDAMSLHPVEFAALTHYKLVYIHPFVDGNGRTSRLLMNLILMQAGYPPITIRKEQRAEYYHVLEVANEGDVRPFIRFIAKCTETTLDMLLIATTEYSVGLPEADGSTAGCKQTIPVKT; translated from the exons ATGAATCTTGTGTCTATGGCGACAGATCCTGAACTGAAATGGATAACCTTGTGGGTCCGCATCAGGTGGGCGGCTGTGGCCGTGCTCCTCCTGGGCTCTCTCttgatgctgctgctgccgctggctGCTGTGGAAGACCAGTGCCAAGCAGTGCTCAAAGGACTCTCCTTCCTGAAAAGTAAACTGGGGGGCAGCTACTCGGGGATCACCAGATACACAGGACAAACGACTGGACTGAGTGTGACCTCAAACGGGCTAGAGCTGCTGGTGCTGAAAGGCAAAGCCTCTCCAG AAGTGAAGTCAGAAGCCAAAGCTGCCCTGAATCAAGCCCTTGAAATGAAGCGTCAAGGAAAGCGGGAGAAGGCCCACAAACTCTTTGTATACGCCCTCAAAATAGATCCCGATTATGTGGATGCCCTGAATGAATTTGGCAtcttttctgaagaggaaaaagacatTCTTCAAGCAGACTATTTGTACTCCAAAGCGCTGACCATTTCTCCTTGCAACGAGAAAGCTTTGATCAATCGGGACCGAACGCTACCTTTAGTTGAAGAGATAGACCAGAGATATTTTAGCATTATTGATAGTAAAGTTAAAAAAGTGATGGCAATCCCAAAAGGCAATTCCGCCCTGCGCCGAGTAATGGAAGAGTCCTATTATCACCATATTTACCACACAGTTGCTATTGAAGGGAACACTCTGACGCTGTCAGAAATACGGCACATCATTGAGACCAGATACGCTGTTCCTGGAAAAAGCCTAGTGGAGCAGAATGAGGTAATTGGCATGCATGCAGCTTTGAAATATGTAAATACCACACTAGTATCACGAATAGGCTCTGTAACCATCAGCGACATTTTGGAGATACACCGGAGAGTGTTGGGCTATGCTGACCCCGTGGAGGCAGGCAGGTTCAGGACTACTCAGGTGTTTGTAGGGCATCACATACCACCACATCCTCAAGATGTTGAAAAACAGATGCAGGAGTTTGTCCAGTGGCTTAACTCCGAAGATGCCATGAGCTTGCACCCCGTGGAATTTGCTGCATTAACCCACTATAAATTGGTTTACATACATCCATTTGTAGATGGTAATGGAAGGACCTCACGTCTATTAATGAACCTCATATTAATGCAAGCGGGCTACCCGCCCATCACAATCCGCAAAGAGCAACGGGCAGAGTATTATCACGTCTTAGAAGTAGCCAACGAGGGTGATGTGAGACCTTTCATACGCTTCATTGCTAAATGTACTGAGACAACTCTGGACATGTTGCTCATTGCCACCACGGAATACTCCGTAGGTTTACCTGAAGCAGATGGCAGCACTGCTGGATGCAAACAAACTATCCCAGTCAAGACTTGA